A single genomic interval of Mucilaginibacter boryungensis harbors:
- a CDS encoding 50S ribosomal protein L25/general stress protein Ctc, translating into MKSIAISGSLRENVGKRDAKELRYQGLIPAVLYGGATQTHFSVSAADLKPAVYTPEVHFIDLDIAGTKSQAIIQDMQFHPLTEQMLHVDFLLLDDKKEVTIEIPVRLTGTSPGVKMGGKLVQKLRKLRVKALPKNHLDNIEVSIEGLEVGKSVRVGEVSFPNLTITNAPEDTILSITTSRALRQAEQEAAGKK; encoded by the coding sequence ATGAAATCAATTGCTATTAGCGGTTCTCTGAGAGAGAACGTAGGGAAAAGGGACGCTAAAGAGCTGCGCTACCAGGGTTTAATCCCCGCAGTTCTTTATGGTGGGGCTACTCAAACCCACTTTTCAGTGTCTGCAGCTGATTTGAAACCGGCGGTTTATACCCCCGAAGTTCATTTCATCGATTTAGACATAGCCGGTACAAAATCACAGGCTATTATCCAGGACATGCAGTTCCATCCGTTAACGGAACAAATGCTGCACGTTGACTTTTTATTGCTGGACGATAAAAAAGAAGTTACCATTGAGATCCCGGTTCGTTTAACCGGTACTTCGCCAGGTGTTAAAATGGGTGGTAAATTAGTGCAAAAACTGCGTAAGCTGCGCGTTAAAGCATTACCTAAAAACCACTTAGATAACATTGAAGTAAGCATTGAAGGCTTAGAAGTTGGTAAATCTGTGCGTGTAGGCGAGGTTAGCTTTCCAAACCTGACCATAACTAACGCTCCGGAAGATACCATTCTTTCAATCACTACCTCACGTGCATTACGTCAGGCTGAGCAGGAAGCTGCTGGTAAAAAATAA
- a CDS encoding ribose-phosphate pyrophosphokinase codes for MPLQFNTVKLFAGSGTTALAAKIAEKYGHPLGDVVVSRFSDGEFQPHFNESIRGCDVFLIQSTNPPTDNLMELLMMTDAARRASAHYVTAVIPYFGLARQDRKDKPRVAIGSKLVANLLVASGINRIMTMDLHAAQIQGFFDIPVDHLDASVIFVPYIKSLKLKNLTIASPDMGGSYRARTFAKYFNAEVVICDKRRKRANEIESMTIIGDVEGLDIVLIDDMCDTAGTLAKAAALIMEKGANTVRAVCTHPILSGKAYETIENSVLSELIVTDTIPLKQECSKIKVLSTADLFARAITNVNEHGSISQLFKVD; via the coding sequence ATGCCATTACAGTTTAATACGGTCAAATTATTTGCAGGCTCAGGCACTACGGCGCTTGCAGCAAAAATAGCTGAAAAATATGGCCATCCACTGGGCGATGTGGTTGTTTCGCGCTTTAGCGATGGGGAGTTTCAACCCCATTTTAACGAATCGATTCGCGGCTGCGATGTATTTCTGATACAATCAACAAATCCGCCTACCGATAACTTAATGGAACTGTTAATGATGACTGATGCCGCGCGACGCGCATCAGCGCATTATGTTACGGCTGTTATCCCATACTTTGGTTTAGCACGCCAGGACAGAAAAGATAAGCCACGTGTGGCCATAGGGTCAAAACTGGTAGCTAACTTACTGGTAGCTTCGGGCATTAACCGTATTATGACCATGGACTTGCACGCCGCGCAGATACAAGGCTTTTTTGATATCCCGGTTGACCACCTGGATGCCTCGGTAATATTTGTACCGTATATTAAAAGCCTGAAATTGAAAAACCTGACCATCGCATCGCCCGATATGGGCGGATCGTACAGGGCGCGTACCTTTGCTAAGTATTTTAACGCCGAGGTAGTAATATGCGACAAACGCCGTAAACGCGCCAACGAGATAGAATCGATGACGATAATTGGTGATGTTGAAGGCCTGGATATAGTGCTTATTGATGATATGTGCGATACTGCCGGTACACTTGCAAAAGCAGCCGCGCTGATTATGGAAAAAGGTGCGAACACTGTTCGGGCGGTATGTACCCATCCGATACTATCGGGAAAGGCGTACGAAACCATAGAAAACTCGGTGTTAAGCGAATTGATAGTCACCGATACCATTCCGCTGAAGCAGGAGTGTTCGAAAATAAAGGTACTATCAACGGCCGACCTGTTTGCCCGTGCTATCACTAACGTGAACGAACATGGCTCGATAAGTCAGCTGTTTAAGGTTGACTAA
- a CDS encoding L-serine ammonia-lyase: MQREQISVFDIFKIGIGPSSSHTLGPWRAAQQFLQLLKAQNVLDLVTEVKILLYGSLAKTGKGHGTDIAILLGLSGDDPVTFDVNNIGYKVDLIKNDHKLVLGNQQEINFSYDDDLIFLFLESLPFHPNAVTFQAFLNNGKAVSGTYYSIGGGFVVQDNDNGLNKTEVDLPFPIDTAGDLLHWCIKTGLKISEVVMENELAWRSEQETRSGVLNIFRVLKECIYRGCHTMGHLPGGLNVARRAATLNKRLIGDAVYTNFDEWLTAIRATGSGFKNILDWVSCFALAVNEENASFGRVVTAPTNGAAGVIPAVLAYYMIFCDGYTDDQVIQFILTASEVGSIFKKGATISAAMGGCQAEIGVSSAMAAAALTECLGGSQRQVLMAAEIAMEHHLGMTCDPIGGLVQIPCIERNTMGAIKAITASQLALQTNPDNAKVSLDAVVKTMWQTALDMNSKYKETADGGLAINIPISLPEC; the protein is encoded by the coding sequence ATGCAACGCGAACAGATCTCCGTATTTGATATTTTTAAAATTGGCATTGGCCCTTCAAGTTCGCACACGCTTGGTCCGTGGCGGGCCGCCCAGCAATTTTTACAACTGCTGAAAGCGCAGAATGTGCTCGACTTGGTTACCGAAGTTAAGATATTGCTGTATGGCTCGCTCGCTAAAACAGGTAAGGGGCACGGTACAGATATAGCTATACTACTGGGATTAAGTGGTGACGACCCCGTTACCTTTGATGTAAATAATATCGGCTATAAGGTCGATCTGATAAAAAACGACCATAAATTAGTGTTAGGTAATCAACAGGAAATTAATTTTTCTTACGATGATGACCTAATCTTCCTGTTTTTGGAGAGCCTGCCTTTTCATCCAAACGCGGTTACGTTCCAGGCGTTTTTAAATAATGGCAAAGCGGTGTCGGGAACCTATTATTCCATTGGCGGTGGCTTTGTGGTTCAGGATAACGACAATGGACTAAACAAAACCGAAGTAGACTTACCTTTTCCTATTGATACCGCAGGCGATTTGCTGCACTGGTGCATAAAAACCGGCCTTAAAATATCGGAAGTAGTGATGGAGAACGAACTGGCCTGGCGCAGCGAACAGGAAACACGTAGTGGCGTATTAAATATCTTCCGTGTACTGAAAGAATGTATCTATCGCGGTTGCCATACTATGGGCCACTTACCCGGCGGCCTGAACGTTGCGCGCCGTGCCGCTACACTGAACAAGCGACTGATAGGTGACGCCGTTTATACCAATTTTGATGAATGGCTGACCGCAATCCGGGCTACCGGCAGCGGTTTTAAAAATATATTAGACTGGGTAAGCTGTTTTGCCCTGGCCGTGAACGAAGAAAACGCATCTTTTGGGCGCGTAGTTACCGCGCCCACTAACGGCGCAGCTGGCGTTATACCGGCTGTGCTGGCTTACTATATGATTTTTTGCGATGGCTATACAGACGATCAGGTAATTCAGTTTATACTAACCGCGTCTGAGGTAGGCAGTATATTTAAGAAAGGGGCCACTATATCTGCCGCTATGGGCGGTTGCCAGGCCGAGATAGGTGTATCATCGGCCATGGCAGCAGCAGCGCTTACAGAGTGCCTGGGAGGCTCACAGCGTCAGGTATTAATGGCTGCCGAGATTGCCATGGAACATCACTTGGGCATGACCTGCGACCCTATTGGTGGCCTTGTTCAGATCCCCTGTATCGAACGGAATACTATGGGCGCTATTAAAGCCATCACTGCTTCGCAATTGGCATTGCAAACTAATCCAGATAATGCTAAGGTAAGTTTGGATGCTGTTGTGAAAACCATGTGGCAAACCGCCCTCGATATGAACTCCAAATACAAAGAAACCGCCGACGGTGGCCTGGCTATCAATATCCCGATAAGCTTGCCGGAATGTTAA
- a CDS encoding mechanosensitive ion channel family protein: MKIEKQIYTHKVDELYDKAYEWVINNGPKIIVGLIILIVGLWLIKMLKSRIRRHMSNKEVHSSLQPFFLSVSITGLNILLVVIVLQIMGIGVTLFTTIFGALTVAAGLALSGTFQNFAGGILILLLKPFDLDDSILAQGQDGKVISIQIFYTVLLTADNKTVIIPNGKLFNEVITNVTREGKRRLDFELKLEYAVDVDKVKEVIYKSIKKTKNVLSTPATNVGVIALELDGIRFTVRVWVEPANFLSAKLELQENVIKDLKAAGIKLPGVILPVAPPAVEEGAEDTEEKAT; this comes from the coding sequence ATGAAGATAGAGAAGCAAATTTATACCCATAAGGTAGACGAGCTTTACGATAAGGCTTATGAATGGGTAATAAATAATGGCCCAAAGATTATAGTAGGGCTGATCATACTGATAGTCGGCCTTTGGCTCATCAAAATGTTAAAGTCGCGTATCAGGCGGCATATGAGCAACAAGGAGGTCCACTCCTCACTTCAACCCTTCTTTCTTAGTGTTAGTATAACCGGCCTCAATATTTTACTGGTAGTAATTGTACTACAAATAATGGGTATCGGCGTTACCCTGTTCACCACTATTTTTGGCGCGTTGACCGTTGCCGCAGGTTTGGCATTATCGGGGACTTTCCAAAACTTTGCGGGTGGGATACTGATATTATTGCTTAAGCCCTTTGATTTGGATGACAGTATTTTAGCGCAGGGCCAGGATGGTAAAGTAATTTCTATCCAGATATTCTACACCGTATTGCTTACTGCTGATAATAAAACGGTTATTATCCCCAACGGGAAATTGTTTAACGAGGTTATTACCAACGTAACCCGCGAAGGTAAGCGCCGCCTTGATTTTGAACTGAAACTGGAATACGCGGTGGATGTGGATAAGGTAAAGGAAGTTATTTATAAATCAATCAAGAAAACAAAGAATGTCCTTTCTACCCCTGCCACCAATGTAGGCGTTATTGCGCTGGAATTGGACGGCATCCGCTTCACCGTACGTGTGTGGGTTGAACCGGCCAATTTCCTTTCCGCTAAACTGGAATTGCAGGAAAATGTGATAAAAGATCTGAAAGCCGCGGGCATAAAATTGCCGGGGGTTATCTTACCTGTGGCACCGCCAGCTGTTGAGGAAGGGGCTGAGGATACCGAAGAAAAGGCCACATAA
- the groL gene encoding chaperonin GroEL (60 kDa chaperone family; promotes refolding of misfolded polypeptides especially under stressful conditions; forms two stacked rings of heptamers to form a barrel-shaped 14mer; ends can be capped by GroES; misfolded proteins enter the barrel where they are refolded when GroES binds) gives MAKQVKYNVEARDALKRGVDILANAVKVTLGPKGRHVIIDKKFGSPAITKDGVTVAKEIELSDAIENMGAQMVKEVASKTADIAGDGTTTATVLAQAIVTTGIKNVAAGANPMDLKRGIDKAVAAVVANLKTQKQDVGDDFSKIKQVASISANNDEIIGEMIADAMKKVGTSGVITVEEAKGTETEVKTVEGMQFDRGYLSPYFVTNADKMEAELDNPYILIYDKKISSMKELLPILEKQVQTGKPLLIIAEDLDGEALSTLVVNKIRGSLKVAAVKAPGFGDRRKAMLEDIAILTGGTVISEERGFKLESADLDMLGQAEKISIDKDNTTIVNGNGDADSIKARVNEIRVQIENTTSDYDKEKLQERLAKLSGGVAVLYIGAASEVEMKEKKDRVDDALHATRAAVEEGIVAGGGVAFIRAVQALADLKGANDDENTGIQIIRRAIEEPLRQICENAGIEGSIVVQKVKEGSADFGYNARTDKYENLIGAGVIDPTKVSRVALENAASIASMLLTTECVLADEPEEDKGGHGHPPMGGGMGGMM, from the coding sequence ATGGCAAAACAAGTTAAATACAATGTTGAAGCACGCGACGCCCTGAAAAGAGGTGTTGATATTTTGGCCAATGCGGTTAAAGTAACATTAGGCCCTAAAGGTCGCCACGTAATCATTGATAAAAAGTTCGGCTCACCGGCAATTACTAAAGACGGTGTAACTGTAGCTAAAGAAATTGAATTAAGCGACGCTATTGAAAACATGGGCGCGCAAATGGTGAAGGAAGTAGCATCAAAAACTGCAGATATTGCAGGTGACGGTACTACTACTGCAACTGTATTGGCACAGGCCATTGTAACTACCGGTATTAAAAACGTAGCCGCTGGCGCTAACCCAATGGATTTAAAACGCGGTATTGATAAAGCAGTTGCCGCTGTTGTTGCTAACCTTAAAACACAAAAACAGGATGTTGGCGACGACTTCAGCAAAATTAAACAAGTAGCTTCTATCTCGGCCAATAACGACGAGATTATTGGTGAAATGATTGCTGACGCGATGAAAAAAGTTGGCACTTCAGGTGTTATCACTGTTGAAGAAGCAAAAGGTACTGAAACTGAAGTTAAAACTGTAGAAGGTATGCAGTTTGACCGTGGTTACCTTTCGCCATACTTTGTAACCAATGCAGATAAAATGGAAGCAGAGTTGGATAACCCTTATATCCTGATCTACGATAAAAAGATTTCTTCCATGAAGGAATTGTTACCTATCCTGGAAAAACAAGTACAAACCGGCAAACCATTGTTAATTATTGCTGAAGACCTGGATGGCGAAGCACTGTCAACCTTAGTAGTTAACAAAATCCGTGGTTCACTGAAAGTTGCGGCTGTTAAAGCCCCGGGCTTTGGCGATCGTCGTAAAGCAATGTTAGAGGATATCGCTATCCTAACTGGTGGTACTGTGATTTCTGAAGAAAGAGGCTTTAAGTTAGAAAGCGCTGACCTGGATATGTTAGGCCAAGCTGAAAAAATTTCTATCGATAAAGATAACACTACCATTGTTAACGGTAATGGCGATGCGGACAGCATTAAAGCACGTGTTAACGAGATCCGTGTGCAGATAGAAAACACTACTTCAGATTACGATAAAGAAAAATTACAGGAGCGTTTAGCCAAATTATCTGGCGGTGTAGCTGTATTGTATATCGGCGCTGCAAGTGAAGTGGAAATGAAAGAGAAAAAAGACCGCGTTGACGACGCTTTACACGCAACCCGTGCCGCTGTTGAAGAAGGTATAGTTGCAGGTGGTGGTGTGGCTTTCATCCGCGCGGTACAGGCTTTAGCCGACTTAAAAGGCGCTAACGACGACGAGAACACTGGTATCCAAATCATCCGTCGCGCTATTGAAGAGCCATTGCGTCAAATTTGCGAGAACGCCGGTATTGAAGGTTCTATTGTAGTGCAAAAAGTTAAAGAAGGTTCTGCCGACTTTGGTTACAATGCCCGTACAGATAAATACGAGAACCTGATTGGTGCAGGTGTTATAGACCCAACTAAGGTATCGCGTGTAGCTTTAGAGAACGCAGCTTCTATCGCATCTATGTTGTTAACAACCGAGTGCGTACTAGCCGACGAGCCTGAAGAAGATAAAGGCGGTCATGGTCATCCACCAATGGGTGGCGGCATGGGCGGCATGATGTAA
- a CDS encoding co-chaperone GroES: protein MSLNVKPIGDRILIEAAPAETKTASGIYIPETAQEKPQRGTVVAVGPGKYADTTGALIPVTVKVGDKVLYGKFAGQEFNLDGKDYLIMRESDIYVVL from the coding sequence ATGTCGTTAAACGTTAAACCTATTGGAGACAGGATATTAATTGAAGCTGCTCCGGCTGAAACAAAAACCGCATCAGGTATTTACATTCCTGAAACTGCACAAGAGAAACCTCAACGCGGAACTGTAGTGGCTGTAGGCCCGGGTAAATATGCCGATACCACAGGCGCATTAATCCCTGTTACAGTAAAAGTTGGTGACAAGGTACTTTACGGAAAGTTTGCCGGCCAGGAATTTAACCTTGATGGTAAAGATTACCTGATCATGCGCGAATCGGACATCTACGTAGTTCTGTAA
- the secG gene encoding preprotein translocase subunit SecG, translating into MYILLVIIAIIVCVLLGFIVLIQNPKGGGLSSNFSASSQLMGVQKTGDFLEKGTWVLAITLMVLSLAINVVVKGGATPTSDPAQKELIEKASKPTAPVSSPGILPTAPAAKPVDSTKK; encoded by the coding sequence ATGTACATTTTATTAGTGATCATTGCCATTATTGTTTGCGTGTTGTTAGGGTTTATTGTGCTGATACAAAATCCTAAGGGCGGTGGTTTATCCTCAAATTTTTCAGCGTCATCACAATTAATGGGCGTACAAAAAACCGGCGATTTCCTTGAAAAAGGTACCTGGGTTTTGGCTATCACTTTAATGGTATTATCATTGGCTATTAACGTTGTTGTTAAAGGCGGCGCAACCCCAACTTCAGATCCGGCACAAAAGGAACTGATCGAGAAAGCCTCGAAACCAACAGCACCGGTATCATCGCCTGGTATATTGCCAACTGCACCGGCCGCTAAACCAGTAGATTCAACTAAGAAATAA
- the lptE gene encoding LPS assembly lipoprotein LptE yields MKRIISVLVLSVTVALYSGCSFTLNGASIPKDMKTINVEFFENNALFVVNNLSQQFTEALKERIRSQTRLTIVRTGEADATFSGAITNYTITPVSVQATNNSNAPPIANASRLSITVKVKYTNQSDKKLNFEQDFTKTADFTGDIASQEQNLILNINKQLTEDIFNKAFANWN; encoded by the coding sequence ATGAAGAGGATCATATCCGTATTAGTTTTATCTGTAACCGTGGCTTTGTATTCGGGGTGCTCGTTTACGCTTAACGGCGCTTCTATCCCAAAAGATATGAAGACCATAAACGTGGAGTTTTTTGAAAATAATGCTTTGTTTGTAGTAAATAACTTAAGTCAGCAGTTTACAGAGGCGTTGAAGGAGCGTATCCGCTCGCAAACCCGGCTAACCATAGTGCGTACCGGCGAGGCAGATGCGACATTCTCTGGCGCAATTACAAACTATACTATTACCCCCGTTTCGGTGCAGGCTACCAATAACAGCAACGCGCCACCAATTGCCAATGCCAGCAGGTTAAGTATTACTGTCAAGGTAAAATATACCAATCAAAGCGATAAAAAGCTTAATTTTGAACAAGACTTTACTAAAACAGCAGATTTTACCGGCGATATAGCATCACAGGAACAAAATCTGATACTTAATATCAACAAACAGCTAACAGAAGATATTTTTAATAAGGCATTTGCAAATTGGAATTAG
- a CDS encoding sigma-54 interaction domain-containing protein, which yields MEIQEIKQRFGIIGNSPLLNRAIDIANQVAPTDISVLITGESGSGKEVFSHIIHQMSPRKHGPFIAVNCGAIPEGTIDSELFGHEKGAYTGAVGERKGYFETVNGGTIFLDEIAEMPLGTQARLLRVLESGQFIKVGSSKVEKTNVRVIAATNVDVFEAVKNGKFREDLYYRLNTVPLKIPPLRDRKEDIFLIFRKFTSDFTDKYRTPPIHLDEGAQQMLVNYSWPGNVRQLKNMAEQLAVLERDRTITAQTLLNYIPLENNSRNLPMRLDNQPKEDFSERDILYKVLFDMKRDMVELKKLVADIIEHGGVSANYANHSQAINQLYRDIELPAGDHHEAPQFTLQQPVINNNSDHFNITHNAEEVEESLSLIDKESDLIRKALKKHKGKRKLAAHELGISERTLYRKIKELNL from the coding sequence ATGGAAATACAAGAAATAAAACAACGCTTTGGCATTATCGGCAACTCGCCGTTATTGAATAGGGCTATAGATATTGCTAACCAGGTTGCACCTACCGATATTTCTGTATTAATTACAGGCGAAAGCGGTAGCGGTAAAGAGGTTTTCTCGCATATTATCCATCAGATGAGTCCGCGTAAGCATGGGCCATTTATTGCGGTAAACTGCGGCGCTATACCAGAAGGTACAATAGACTCGGAACTATTCGGCCATGAAAAAGGTGCTTACACCGGCGCCGTTGGCGAGCGTAAAGGTTATTTTGAGACCGTAAATGGCGGTACTATATTTTTAGATGAGATTGCCGAGATGCCTTTAGGTACCCAGGCGCGCTTGCTAAGGGTGTTGGAATCAGGCCAGTTTATAAAAGTGGGTTCATCCAAGGTTGAAAAAACCAACGTGCGTGTAATTGCTGCAACCAATGTAGATGTTTTTGAAGCAGTAAAGAATGGCAAATTCCGCGAAGACCTGTACTATCGTTTAAATACGGTTCCGTTAAAAATACCACCTTTGCGCGACAGGAAGGAAGATATATTCCTGATCTTTAGAAAATTTACTTCTGATTTCACCGATAAATACCGCACACCGCCAATTCATTTGGATGAAGGCGCACAGCAAATGCTGGTCAATTACTCGTGGCCGGGTAACGTAAGGCAACTAAAAAACATGGCCGAGCAATTAGCAGTACTGGAACGCGACCGCACCATTACCGCGCAAACGCTTCTGAATTATATCCCGTTGGAAAATAACAGCCGCAATTTGCCTATGCGCTTGGATAACCAGCCCAAAGAAGATTTCTCTGAGCGCGATATCCTGTATAAAGTACTGTTTGATATGAAGCGCGACATGGTAGAATTGAAAAAACTGGTAGCTGATATTATTGAACACGGCGGTGTGTCAGCCAATTATGCCAATCACTCGCAAGCCATTAATCAGTTATACAGAGATATTGAATTGCCTGCCGGCGATCATCACGAAGCGCCACAATTTACCTTGCAGCAGCCCGTTATAAACAACAACAGCGATCATTTTAACATTACGCATAATGCCGAAGAGGTTGAGGAATCGTTATCGCTGATAGATAAAGAGTCGGACCTGATACGCAAAGCTTTAAAGAAACATAAAGGCAAGCGCAAGCTGGCCGCACACGAATTGGGTATATCTGAAAGAACGCTGTACCGCAAAATAAAAGAATTGAACCTGTAG
- the miaB gene encoding tRNA (N6-isopentenyl adenosine(37)-C2)-methylthiotransferase MiaB has product MIDLAIPDKTHDEERQGEALMLEPVVGKNNGRKLYIESYGCAMNFSDSEIVASILQDSGFETTKDFNNADVVFINTCSIRENAEVRVRNRLKEFKAAKTSNPGMIVGVLGCMAERLKSKFLEEEKLVDVVVGPDAYRDLPNLIDTVDGGQKAVNVLLSREETYADINPVRLNTNGINAFVSIMRGCDNMCSFCVVPFTRGRERSREPLSIVKECTDLFNAGYREVTLLGQNVDSYKYKAESPEPEVLNQDVKTTTFANLLEMVAQISPELRVRFSTSHPKDILDDVLYTIAKYDNICNYIHLPVQSGNSRVLELMNRTYDREWYMERVDAIRRIIPDCAISTDIITGFCTETEEEHQETLSMMDYVQYDFAYMFMYSERPGTLAAKRYADDIPEEVKARRLKEVIAKQQHYSHVNTQREVGKVQRVLIEGFSKKSDKDYAGRSDKNAMVIFPVDERYKPGQYANVLVERCTTATLIGHIVD; this is encoded by the coding sequence ATGATCGATTTAGCTATCCCGGATAAAACGCACGATGAAGAACGACAAGGTGAAGCCCTGATGCTGGAGCCTGTGGTGGGGAAAAACAACGGAAGGAAACTTTATATAGAAAGTTATGGCTGTGCCATGAATTTTTCTGATAGCGAAATAGTAGCCTCTATTTTACAGGATAGCGGTTTTGAAACTACTAAGGATTTTAATAATGCGGATGTGGTGTTCATTAACACCTGCTCTATCCGCGAGAATGCCGAAGTACGGGTGCGCAACCGCCTGAAAGAATTTAAGGCAGCCAAAACCAGCAACCCCGGTATGATAGTGGGCGTGTTAGGTTGTATGGCCGAACGACTGAAATCAAAATTTTTAGAAGAAGAGAAACTGGTTGACGTAGTAGTAGGGCCTGATGCCTACCGCGATTTGCCAAACCTGATAGATACCGTTGATGGCGGACAAAAAGCGGTTAACGTATTATTAAGCCGCGAAGAGACTTACGCCGATATTAACCCGGTACGCCTGAATACCAACGGTATTAACGCCTTTGTATCCATTATGCGTGGCTGCGATAATATGTGTTCATTCTGCGTAGTGCCATTTACCCGTGGCCGCGAACGCAGCCGCGAACCGCTTTCTATTGTGAAGGAATGTACAGACCTATTCAATGCCGGCTACCGCGAGGTTACTTTGCTGGGGCAAAATGTGGACTCGTATAAATACAAGGCTGAAAGTCCGGAGCCGGAAGTCTTAAATCAGGATGTAAAGACCACAACCTTCGCCAACTTATTAGAAATGGTAGCGCAGATCAGTCCTGAACTTCGGGTGCGTTTTTCAACATCGCATCCTAAGGATATATTGGATGATGTGCTGTATACCATTGCTAAATACGATAACATTTGCAACTATATTCACTTGCCGGTACAATCGGGCAACAGCCGTGTACTGGAACTGATGAACCGTACTTATGACCGCGAATGGTATATGGAGCGTGTAGATGCCATCCGCCGTATTATCCCGGATTGTGCTATATCAACCGATATTATCACCGGATTCTGCACGGAAACCGAGGAAGAACACCAGGAAACGCTGAGCATGATGGATTATGTGCAATATGATTTTGCCTATATGTTCATGTATTCAGAACGCCCTGGTACATTGGCTGCTAAACGTTATGCCGATGATATCCCCGAAGAAGTAAAGGCGCGGCGGTTAAAAGAGGTAATTGCTAAGCAACAGCATTACTCGCACGTGAATACCCAGCGCGAGGTAGGCAAAGTGCAACGCGTATTAATTGAAGGCTTCTCAAAAAAATCAGACAAAGATTACGCCGGTCGCAGTGATAAAAATGCAATGGTAATATTCCCGGTTGATGAAAGATACAAACCGGGCCAATATGCTAACGTGTTAGTGGAACGCTGTACTACAGCTACACTCATCGGACATATTGTTGACTAA